Proteins encoded within one genomic window of Terriglobales bacterium:
- the pth gene encoding aminoacyl-tRNA hydrolase produces MKLIVGLGNPGIEYQFTPHNLGFLAVDRIAERYQVQVNNRHCRALTGKVVIGPETVLLAKPETYMNLSGLAVRELIAEYELQSERDLIVIWDELDLPFGAIRIRQRGSSAGHQGVESIIGALGTQEFLRLRLGVAPERKVPDGARYVLSQFRKSQLAAVDKLLDTAADAVEVVLKEGAAAAMNRFNRKDESAED; encoded by the coding sequence GTGAAGCTGATCGTCGGGCTCGGCAATCCGGGCATCGAGTACCAGTTCACGCCGCACAACCTGGGTTTTTTGGCGGTGGACCGTATCGCCGAGCGCTACCAGGTGCAGGTGAACAATCGCCACTGTCGGGCGCTCACTGGCAAAGTTGTAATTGGACCGGAAACGGTGCTGTTGGCCAAGCCAGAAACTTACATGAACCTGAGTGGCTTGGCGGTCCGGGAGCTGATTGCCGAATATGAGCTTCAGAGCGAGCGCGACCTGATTGTGATTTGGGATGAACTGGATCTGCCGTTTGGCGCTATTCGCATCCGGCAGCGGGGCAGTTCAGCCGGCCACCAGGGGGTGGAGTCAATCATCGGGGCGTTGGGTACGCAGGAGTTCTTACGGCTGCGGCTGGGCGTTGCACCCGAGCGCAAGGTGCCCGACGGAGCGCGCTACGTGTTATCGCAGTTTCGTAAGTCACAGTTGGCAGCGGTGGACAAGTTATTGGATACCGCCGCGGACGCGGTGGAAGTGGTCCTGAAAGAAGGCGCGGCAGCGGCCATGAATCGCTTCAACCGCAAAGACGAGTCGGCCGAAGATTAG
- a CDS encoding 50S ribosomal protein L25 codes for MAAANDILEAKPRESSGKNVARRLRKSGQVPGVVYGAKRDPMTVSVDPKQVSRILHSASGHNTIFELALDGERTKAMIVDWQYEPIKGSLLHVDLKRIAMDEKLHVNVPIVLRGEAAGVKQQGGILEQVLREVEIECLPQDIPSSIEADVTELVFGKVIRVADLPHNEKLKFLTDPNQPVAHVITVKEEVAPTPEAVAAEAAAAPAEPEVIKKGKQETEEDVAAEGATEKAEKKPEKAEKKEKK; via the coding sequence ATGGCAGCAGCAAACGACATTCTGGAAGCAAAACCCCGCGAGTCCAGCGGCAAGAACGTGGCCCGTCGGCTGCGCAAAAGCGGCCAGGTGCCTGGCGTGGTCTATGGCGCGAAACGCGATCCCATGACCGTGAGCGTGGATCCCAAGCAGGTTTCGCGCATCCTTCATTCGGCCTCTGGGCACAACACGATTTTTGAACTGGCGCTGGACGGCGAGCGCACCAAGGCGATGATTGTTGATTGGCAGTATGAGCCCATCAAAGGCAGCCTGCTGCACGTTGACCTGAAGCGCATTGCCATGGATGAGAAGCTCCATGTGAATGTGCCGATCGTGCTTCGCGGCGAAGCCGCGGGCGTGAAGCAGCAGGGCGGCATTCTGGAACAAGTGCTGCGCGAAGTGGAAATTGAGTGTTTGCCTCAAGACATCCCCAGCTCCATCGAAGCCGATGTCACCGAGTTGGTTTTCGGCAAGGTTATTCGTGTGGCCGATCTTCCGCACAATGAAAAGCTGAAGTTTCTTACAGATCCCAACCAGCCGGTGGCGCACGTCATCACGGTGAAGGAGGAAGTGGCTCCGACTCCGGAAGCGGTGGCTGCAGAGGCTGCCGCGGCGCCTGCCGAACCTGAAGTTATCAAGAAGGGCAAGCAGGAGACTGAGGAAGACGTTGCCGCCGAAGGGGCGACGGAGAAGGCTGAAAAGAAGCCGGAAAAGGCCGAGAAGAAAGAAAAGAAATGA
- a CDS encoding tetratricopeptide repeat protein, whose amino-acid sequence MLMLRSSLLLLCVALSAVAVPSSGEDQRGDVAAAESVYQAKDWAKATRLYEQLANSHPKSGIYWYRLGVSLEATGKHQAALEALAKSQAAGTPSFMVGFSRASVYASMGELEKAIQELSEAVKQGFNDPDKMLTDTNLQPLRSDARFPALLEQVKRNQKPCFYSAENRQFDFWVGDWDVVATADSVPRGSSHIARELADCVIWENWTSLTTGYAGKSYNVYNPDRKRWEQFWVDNNGGMIHFYGGLKDGNMDYWTDEIPQPDGTRLKRHLQFFNLGPDRVRQFSQGSTDGGKSWQVEYDFTYLRKKGP is encoded by the coding sequence ATGCTGATGCTCAGGTCTAGTCTGTTGCTGCTCTGCGTGGCATTGTCTGCCGTGGCGGTCCCAAGTTCTGGGGAAGATCAACGCGGGGATGTGGCAGCAGCAGAGTCCGTATATCAGGCGAAAGACTGGGCAAAGGCGACAAGACTTTACGAGCAGCTCGCAAACTCACATCCGAAAAGCGGCATTTATTGGTATCGCCTGGGCGTCTCTCTTGAAGCCACAGGTAAACATCAGGCTGCCCTGGAAGCACTTGCAAAGTCCCAAGCGGCCGGAACGCCATCTTTCATGGTTGGCTTCAGTCGCGCAAGTGTATATGCCTCAATGGGCGAGTTGGAGAAGGCCATTCAGGAATTATCCGAGGCCGTGAAGCAAGGATTCAATGACCCCGACAAAATGCTTACCGATACCAACTTGCAACCGTTACGGAGCGATGCGCGTTTCCCCGCATTGCTCGAGCAGGTTAAACGTAACCAGAAGCCGTGTTTCTACAGTGCAGAAAATCGTCAATTCGACTTTTGGGTTGGCGACTGGGACGTGGTGGCTACGGCGGACAGCGTGCCTCGAGGTTCCAGTCACATTGCAAGAGAACTGGCAGACTGCGTCATCTGGGAAAATTGGACAAGTTTGACTACCGGGTATGCCGGAAAGAGCTACAACGTTTACAACCCGGACCGGAAGCGCTGGGAACAATTCTGGGTAGATAACAATGGGGGCATGATTCATTTCTACGGCGGACTAAAGGACGGAAACATGGATTATTGGACCGACGAAATTCCCCAACCTGACGGGACGCGCCTGAAGCGGCATCTCCAATTTTTTAATCTCGGACCAGACAGAGTGCGGCAATTCAGTCAGGGATCCACGGATGGCGGAAAGAGCTGGCAAGTGGAGTACGACTTCACCTATCTGCGAAAAAAGGGACCGTAG
- the rpsF gene encoding 30S ribosomal protein S6 encodes MDRIYEVMFIIRPDMAEEEVDRLISNLESQVAASGGKMNHVERMGKRRLAYMVGRFQDGNYILLTVEGGGPAIHELERRLRVTEPVIKFLTVRVDQEQARLAKIKAKRAAKAPPPAETGGEPAEVTA; translated from the coding sequence ATGGATCGCATTTACGAAGTGATGTTTATTATCCGGCCTGATATGGCGGAAGAAGAAGTTGACCGTCTGATTTCAAACCTGGAAAGCCAGGTCGCGGCATCGGGCGGGAAGATGAACCACGTGGAGCGTATGGGCAAGCGACGCCTGGCTTACATGGTCGGCCGCTTTCAGGATGGCAACTATATCTTGCTGACGGTTGAGGGCGGAGGGCCAGCGATTCACGAACTGGAACGGCGCCTGCGGGTGACTGAGCCGGTGATCAAATTCCTCACCGTGAGAGTGGACCAGGAACAGGCACGACTGGCCAAAATCAAAGCTAAACGTGCGGCTAAAGCTCCCCCGCCGGCGGAGACCGGCGGCGAGCCCGCCGAAGTCACTGCATAG
- a CDS encoding HEAT repeat domain-containing protein, with translation MKCEWVKNNIVLYIYDELLDDARFELEQHVRRCAGCAAELDAAGSFKQGLSVLPVQEPSPNMLAASRMRLQEALETVERPGWLHRWTFDLSSWFTPGRFSPALASVIFIVGFAAGIGATYKMVSGVRPNNSAVTTNQQQPVESSIAGIRDITQRPGSNKIDIKYDTVTTQSAQGSLNDSRIQQLLLYAARNNYNSGVRLDSVDLLAQNPQDPQSRETLIYALRYDTNPGCRLKALGALGPYVKGDTRVRNVVLEALLNDGNLGVRAQAIHFLEPVRVDSSVRAALVRLARQDKNQYIRQQSRSVLAELPEVD, from the coding sequence ATGAAGTGCGAATGGGTAAAGAACAATATTGTTTTGTACATCTACGATGAGCTTCTGGACGACGCGCGTTTCGAGCTGGAGCAGCATGTTCGCCGCTGCGCAGGTTGCGCTGCTGAGCTGGACGCCGCGGGAAGCTTTAAGCAAGGACTTTCAGTCCTGCCGGTGCAGGAACCGAGCCCCAATATGCTGGCCGCCTCCCGAATGCGTCTTCAGGAAGCGTTAGAGACGGTTGAGCGTCCCGGCTGGCTGCATCGCTGGACCTTTGATCTCTCCAGTTGGTTCACGCCTGGACGATTTTCACCAGCACTGGCCAGCGTTATTTTCATCGTGGGGTTTGCGGCAGGAATCGGCGCCACGTACAAGATGGTTTCTGGTGTCCGTCCCAACAACTCTGCCGTTACCACCAACCAGCAACAACCTGTGGAATCTTCAATCGCGGGCATTCGCGACATCACTCAAAGGCCGGGCAGCAACAAGATTGACATCAAGTATGACACGGTGACTACACAATCGGCGCAAGGGTCGCTGAATGATTCGCGGATCCAGCAGCTATTGCTCTACGCCGCGCGCAACAATTACAACTCCGGCGTGCGCTTGGATTCCGTGGACTTGCTGGCGCAAAATCCGCAGGATCCGCAATCCCGCGAGACCCTCATATATGCGCTCCGCTACGATACAAACCCGGGTTGCCGGCTGAAGGCGCTTGGAGCGTTGGGCCCATACGTAAAGGGCGATACGCGGGTGCGCAATGTGGTACTGGAAGCGCTGCTGAATGATGGCAATCTGGGAGTGCGGGCGCAAGCTATTCACTTCCTGGAGCCGGTGCGGGTTGATAGCAGCGTACGCGCCGCTCTCGTCCGGCTGGCGCGGCAAGATAAGAATCAGTACATCCGCCAGCAGTCGCGTTCGGTGCTGGCTGAATTACCTGAGGTTGATTAA
- a CDS encoding ribose-phosphate pyrophosphokinase yields the protein MPVPRKNWDLQRNLTPETRQAMATILAPAAEKKPQQTTDSKTERKPQRGRVDDKFKVFCGTANISLCDEVCAFLGLSRGAALVTRFKDGEAYVQIQENVRGADVFLMQPTCDPVDMHLMELLLMIDALKRASARRITAVIPYFGYARQDRKDKPRVPISAKLVADLLTTAGADRALVVDLHAPQIQGFFNIPVDHLFASPVLVDYFKKMNLPNLTVVSPDAGGVERARFFAKKMDVPLAIVDKRRVEMDVTEVMHVIGDVQGRSCLLIDDLIDTAGTLVKTARALIESGATRVYACASHPVLSGPALENLADSPIEEVVVTNTIPLSEAARNQPKIKVRSIAGLIARAIQSIHEETSVSKLFV from the coding sequence ATGCCAGTGCCGCGTAAAAACTGGGACCTGCAGCGCAACTTGACTCCGGAGACGAGACAAGCCATGGCCACTATTCTGGCACCCGCAGCGGAGAAAAAACCGCAGCAAACGACAGATAGCAAAACTGAGCGCAAGCCCCAACGGGGTCGTGTGGACGACAAGTTTAAAGTCTTTTGCGGAACGGCGAATATCAGCTTGTGCGACGAAGTGTGCGCCTTCCTTGGACTCTCGCGAGGCGCGGCTTTGGTCACTCGTTTCAAAGACGGAGAAGCATATGTGCAGATTCAGGAGAACGTCCGTGGCGCGGACGTTTTTCTGATGCAGCCGACCTGCGATCCGGTGGATATGCATTTGATGGAACTGCTGCTGATGATTGACGCGCTCAAACGCGCTTCGGCGCGACGCATCACAGCCGTGATCCCATACTTCGGCTACGCCCGGCAGGACCGCAAGGACAAACCGCGGGTGCCAATCTCCGCCAAGCTAGTGGCTGATCTGTTGACCACCGCTGGAGCCGATCGCGCCTTAGTGGTGGACCTGCACGCTCCGCAGATCCAGGGATTTTTCAATATTCCGGTGGACCACCTGTTCGCTTCGCCGGTGCTGGTGGATTACTTCAAGAAGATGAATCTGCCCAACCTCACCGTGGTGTCTCCTGACGCCGGCGGTGTAGAGAGGGCCCGGTTCTTCGCGAAGAAGATGGACGTACCTTTGGCCATCGTGGATAAACGGCGAGTCGAAATGGATGTCACGGAAGTGATGCACGTGATCGGTGATGTGCAGGGCCGCAGCTGCTTGCTCATTGACGATTTGATTGACACAGCCGGGACATTGGTGAAAACGGCCCGGGCGCTAATCGAGAGTGGCGCGACGCGAGTCTATGCCTGTGCTTCGCACCCCGTGCTCTCCGGCCCGGCATTGGAGAACCTGGCTGATTCGCCCATCGAAGAGGTAGTGGTGACTAACACCATTCCGCTGAGCGAAGCTGCCCGTAACCAACCAAAGATCAAAGTGCGCTCAATCGCAGGATTGATTGCGCGAGCGATACAGTCGATTCACGAAGAAACTTCGGTCAGCAAATTATTCGTATAG
- a CDS encoding sigma-70 family RNA polymerase sigma factor yields the protein MGQSFSRVDDTVLVREAQRGNHAAFEELVRHYDHAVLRLALHLTGSEADAQDIYQDAFLKAYRNVGSFRFECSFYTWIYRIVTNLCLDHLRKRQVRKEDPPVATDASGEQYDVLDQVPDGRAVSNPERDLMRREVGGRITQALEKLTPRERMVFELKHYHGMKLRTVGEILNTTEETAKNTLFRATQKLRVVLADIR from the coding sequence ATGGGACAGAGTTTCAGCCGCGTCGACGACACCGTCTTAGTCCGTGAGGCCCAGCGTGGCAACCACGCCGCCTTCGAAGAGTTGGTGCGCCACTACGACCATGCTGTGCTCCGGCTGGCGCTGCACCTGACCGGCTCCGAAGCCGACGCCCAGGATATTTACCAGGACGCGTTTTTGAAGGCCTACAGAAACGTGGGCAGCTTCCGGTTTGAGTGCTCTTTCTACACTTGGATTTACCGCATCGTCACGAACCTGTGTCTTGACCACCTGCGCAAGCGGCAGGTGCGCAAAGAAGATCCACCTGTGGCCACTGACGCCAGCGGCGAGCAGTACGATGTGCTGGACCAAGTGCCTGACGGACGTGCGGTCAGCAACCCGGAGCGTGATCTGATGAGGCGTGAAGTGGGCGGCCGAATCACGCAGGCACTGGAGAAGCTGACACCGCGCGAGCGCATGGTGTTTGAGTTGAAGCACTATCACGGAATGAAGTTGAGGACCGTGGGAGAGATCCTGAATACCACCGAGGAAACGGCAAAGAACACGCTGTTCCGCGCCACCCAGAAGCTGCGAGTGGTTTTGGCGGACATACGTTGA
- the ispE gene encoding 4-(cytidine 5'-diphospho)-2-C-methyl-D-erythritol kinase, with amino-acid sequence MPTTVRSFGKINLGLCIGVRRKDGYHELRTIYQTVGLHDRVRVQVERGSGIRIRCEVAGVPQDDSNTCYQAAERLLAALGIKRRVTIEIEKRLPVQGGLGGASSNAVATMQALQHELKRELPLPERMRIAAEIGSDLPLFLIGGTVLGVSRGEEVYPLDDGPSFQCVIATPRIGISTPKAFADWDRTQRQRKLTAGEASDRINWFSSAALLWLNGYLPRRLGLTGRSSSGVPVDFDGGRAENPLLELVRTGIANDFEQVVFPQHPELRELKRTLQREGANYASLSGSGSAVYGLFGSRPAAVRAARRLAAEGTLAEATRTVTRREYWKHL; translated from the coding sequence ATGCCGACCACCGTCCGCTCATTTGGCAAAATCAATCTGGGTCTATGCATTGGAGTGCGGCGGAAGGACGGCTATCACGAGCTGCGCACGATCTACCAAACGGTCGGGCTGCACGACCGCGTCCGCGTGCAAGTTGAACGCGGCAGCGGAATCAGAATTCGCTGCGAAGTTGCAGGAGTTCCGCAAGACGATTCCAACACCTGCTATCAAGCGGCAGAACGTTTGCTGGCGGCCCTGGGAATCAAGCGACGAGTCACCATTGAGATCGAAAAGCGTTTGCCGGTACAGGGCGGACTGGGCGGCGCCTCTTCGAATGCGGTGGCTACAATGCAGGCGCTACAGCATGAACTGAAGCGCGAGCTGCCATTGCCCGAACGGATGCGAATCGCCGCCGAGATTGGCTCTGACCTGCCGCTGTTTTTGATTGGCGGTACCGTGCTCGGGGTCAGCCGAGGTGAAGAGGTGTATCCCCTCGATGATGGCCCGTCATTTCAGTGTGTAATCGCCACACCGCGCATCGGAATTTCGACTCCCAAAGCCTTTGCGGACTGGGACCGCACGCAGAGACAACGGAAATTGACCGCTGGGGAAGCCTCCGATAGAATCAATTGGTTCAGTTCTGCGGCTCTATTGTGGCTGAACGGCTATTTACCCCGGCGGTTAGGTTTGACCGGGAGATCGTCCTCCGGTGTCCCTGTGGATTTTGACGGGGGCCGAGCCGAGAATCCGCTTCTCGAACTCGTCCGTACCGGGATCGCAAACGACTTCGAACAAGTCGTGTTTCCGCAGCATCCCGAATTACGAGAACTGAAGCGGACCTTGCAGAGGGAAGGCGCGAACTACGCGTCGCTCTCCGGATCTGGCTCTGCTGTATATGGATTATTCGGCTCGCGGCCGGCGGCAGTGCGAGCAGCCAGAAGGTTGGCGGCAGAGGGCACATTAGCCGAGGCGACAAGGACGGTTACGCGCCGTGAATATTGGAAGCATTTGTAA
- a CDS encoding PDZ domain-containing protein, protein MRKAQLIVLMILVLTGVQSGLAEPPARVAPGPGTFGEEQAVSYLGVDTRDVSSDRLAELKLKEERGVEVTMVDQDAPAGKFGLKEHDVILSINNSPVESVAQFRRMIREVPPGRTAILGISRDGQPVTVKVELGKRPQSFPSGPASGEWGMNHFPAMPAMPAMPAMPAMPAMPRIEMMPEMDVPSFDVVVHSSVRGGLMVENLTPQLGEYFGVKNGQGVLVRSVEKGSAAERAGFRAGDVVIKVGGQPIADSNDWRRALRANGSKTVAISIVRERKQQTLSFAAPRKAGKNSGLRFDPLEVSASVDLHGLNAELEHIRPQLEKMQQNAKHMAEEIRRQVNPDEIRKSIEEQLHQLQQEWEEI, encoded by the coding sequence ATGCGCAAAGCACAGTTGATAGTTCTGATGATATTGGTGCTGACGGGAGTTCAGTCCGGCTTGGCAGAACCACCGGCAAGAGTTGCTCCCGGCCCCGGCACGTTTGGAGAAGAGCAAGCCGTTTCCTATCTCGGGGTGGACACTCGCGACGTCAGTTCGGATCGTTTGGCCGAATTGAAGTTGAAGGAAGAGCGCGGCGTGGAAGTCACCATGGTGGACCAGGACGCTCCCGCAGGCAAGTTCGGCCTGAAAGAGCACGACGTAATTCTGAGCATCAACAACTCACCGGTGGAGAGCGTGGCGCAATTTCGGCGGATGATCCGGGAAGTACCCCCAGGGCGGACGGCGATCTTGGGCATCAGTCGAGACGGCCAGCCCGTGACTGTGAAGGTTGAACTAGGAAAACGCCCGCAGAGCTTTCCTTCGGGGCCCGCTTCAGGGGAGTGGGGAATGAATCACTTTCCGGCCATGCCTGCTATGCCTGCCATGCCAGCCATGCCGGCGATGCCGGCAATGCCGCGTATTGAGATGATGCCGGAGATGGACGTTCCGTCATTCGATGTGGTGGTGCATTCGTCCGTTCGCGGGGGCCTGATGGTGGAGAATTTGACCCCCCAATTGGGTGAGTATTTTGGTGTAAAGAACGGGCAGGGAGTGCTGGTGCGCTCGGTTGAGAAGGGCAGCGCAGCGGAGCGGGCTGGGTTTCGTGCAGGGGATGTTGTGATCAAGGTGGGAGGCCAGCCAATCGCTGACAGCAATGACTGGCGACGGGCTTTGCGAGCCAACGGAAGCAAGACGGTTGCTATCTCAATTGTGCGCGAACGTAAACAGCAGACACTCTCGTTTGCCGCGCCTCGCAAAGCTGGTAAAAATTCGGGGTTGCGCTTTGACCCATTGGAGGTCAGCGCCAGCGTGGACCTCCACGGTTTGAATGCCGAACTGGAGCACATTCGGCCACAACTGGAGAAAATGCAACAGAATGCAAAACACATGGCCGAAGAAATCCGGCGGCAGGTGAATCCAGACGAGATTCGGAAATCCATTGAAGAGCAGCTGCATCAGCTGCAACAGGAATGGGAGGAAATCTAA
- the rpsR gene encoding 30S ribosomal protein S18, producing the protein MAEEIRTQGAADGASTSAPPAPVPTSSGPSGHGGPRSERRPGGGGGREGGRKYFRRKKVCKFCVEKIQSIDYKDYRLLSQFVAESGKIVPRRLTGVCTPHQRRLSVAIKQARNIALLPFGRT; encoded by the coding sequence ATGGCTGAAGAAATTAGAACACAGGGTGCGGCAGATGGCGCATCCACCTCTGCGCCTCCGGCTCCAGTGCCGACATCCAGTGGTCCCAGTGGACATGGCGGGCCACGCTCAGAACGGCGCCCCGGCGGCGGGGGAGGTCGCGAGGGCGGTCGAAAGTATTTTCGCCGGAAGAAGGTCTGCAAATTCTGCGTGGAGAAGATCCAGTCTATTGACTACAAAGACTATCGCCTTCTCTCCCAGTTTGTGGCAGAGAGCGGGAAAATTGTGCCGCGCCGCTTGACGGGAGTGTGCACGCCGCACCAGCGCCGGCTGTCGGTCGCCATCAAGCAGGCCCGCAACATCGCCCTGCTGCCGTTTGGCCGCACCTAG
- the rplI gene encoding 50S ribosomal protein L9, with protein sequence MEVILKEDVGKLGSRGDVVKVAEGYGRNYLLPRKLAIEASTANKAVIEQMKAAALRRSAREKGEAEALSKQFDDLSVTFRRRSGEHEQLFGSVTSADIAAELEKRGFNLDRRKIQLHEPLKAIGEFSIPVKLHKEVTAHLKVVVEKEATPE encoded by the coding sequence ATGGAAGTTATTCTCAAGGAAGATGTAGGGAAGCTGGGCTCACGTGGTGACGTGGTGAAGGTAGCCGAAGGCTACGGACGGAACTACCTCCTGCCCAGAAAATTAGCTATCGAGGCAAGCACCGCCAATAAGGCAGTGATCGAACAGATGAAGGCGGCCGCGCTGCGCCGGTCAGCGCGCGAGAAAGGAGAGGCGGAAGCTCTCTCCAAGCAGTTTGACGATCTCAGCGTAACCTTCCGCCGCCGCTCGGGTGAACACGAGCAGTTGTTCGGCTCCGTGACCTCGGCCGACATTGCTGCCGAGCTTGAAAAGCGGGGCTTCAACCTGGATCGCCGCAAAATCCAGCTTCATGAGCCGCTTAAAGCGATAGGGGAGTTTTCCATCCCGGTGAAGCTCCACAAAGAGGTTACGGCTCACTTAAAAGTTGTCGTGGAAAAGGAAGCGACTCCCGAGTAA
- a CDS encoding sensor domain-containing diguanylate cyclase, giving the protein MQKIAVLYDASQAVLSTFDLDEVLNQILGIARDYFHLHNVAILLLDSDTKELCVRSQVGWDEGQDKIKVLVGQGITGTAARLKRPVYVPDVSKDARYLKSAQSTRSELAVPLMVRDEVVGVLDCQSDRINFFDSETIDLLTLFSTQASMALQNARLYSLEQRRSAQLEAINAIAKQTTAVLELEELLTKLCFLVRQSFPADHVCVLLKDENALVLRSHEGKLTLLISEQERIPAGDSIAWRAIGTNKTIIESDIRKAGHYLPIFRETRSRMCIPLISFGQTLGVLMLDSAQEGAFTLADAQTLESVADICATAIQNTHYVQRVRQLAYIDGLTGMFNRRFFEIRIAEEMERAQRHNGTLAVIMMDIDHFKRLNDEFGHLLGDEVLRQISSVFSLQLRKSDVVCRYGGEEFAIVLPQITAEQALSVAEKLRREVAGWHFPGVPRSVTISAGTAAFPLHGQTRDDIVKAADAALYAAKQAGRNCVRAAGLAPATA; this is encoded by the coding sequence ATGCAAAAAATTGCCGTCCTGTACGATGCGAGCCAGGCGGTGCTGTCCACCTTCGACCTGGATGAGGTGTTGAATCAGATCCTGGGGATCGCGCGCGACTATTTTCACTTGCACAACGTCGCCATCCTCCTGCTCGATTCTGACACCAAGGAGTTGTGTGTCCGCAGCCAGGTGGGATGGGACGAAGGCCAGGACAAGATAAAAGTACTGGTGGGGCAAGGAATTACCGGCACTGCCGCCCGCCTCAAGCGACCCGTCTACGTCCCCGACGTGAGCAAGGATGCGCGTTACCTGAAATCGGCCCAGAGCACTCGTTCCGAGCTCGCTGTGCCACTTATGGTCCGCGATGAGGTCGTGGGCGTGCTTGACTGCCAGAGCGATCGCATCAACTTCTTTGATTCTGAAACCATTGACCTCCTCACGTTGTTTTCCACGCAAGCATCCATGGCGTTGCAGAATGCGCGGCTGTACTCGCTGGAGCAGCGCCGCTCCGCGCAGCTGGAGGCGATCAACGCTATAGCCAAGCAGACCACCGCAGTGCTCGAGCTCGAGGAATTGCTGACAAAACTATGCTTTTTGGTCCGGCAGTCTTTTCCAGCAGACCACGTTTGCGTGCTTCTAAAGGATGAAAATGCGCTTGTATTGCGTTCTCACGAAGGCAAGTTGACGCTGTTGATTTCTGAGCAGGAGCGCATCCCGGCTGGTGACAGCATCGCCTGGCGCGCTATCGGAACCAACAAAACCATTATTGAAAGTGATATTCGCAAGGCGGGGCATTATCTACCAATTTTCCGGGAGACCCGGTCCCGGATGTGCATCCCCCTGATTTCTTTTGGCCAGACCTTGGGAGTGCTGATGCTGGACAGCGCCCAGGAGGGCGCCTTCACGCTGGCCGATGCTCAGACCCTTGAATCGGTGGCGGACATATGCGCGACTGCAATCCAGAACACGCATTACGTTCAGCGCGTTCGCCAGCTGGCCTACATAGACGGTTTAACCGGGATGTTCAATCGCCGCTTTTTTGAGATCCGTATCGCTGAAGAGATGGAGCGAGCCCAGCGTCACAACGGCACCTTGGCCGTCATCATGATGGATATTGACCACTTTAAGCGGCTCAACGATGAATTCGGCCATTTGCTTGGTGATGAAGTGCTGCGTCAGATTTCTTCCGTGTTTTCGCTGCAGTTACGCAAAAGTGATGTGGTTTGCCGCTATGGAGGCGAGGAATTTGCAATCGTGCTGCCGCAGATCACGGCCGAACAGGCATTGAGCGTGGCTGAGAAGTTGCGCCGGGAAGTCGCCGGATGGCATTTCCCCGGCGTACCTCGTTCCGTAACCATCAGCGCTGGAACGGCAGCCTTCCCGCTGCATGGTCAGACCCGGGACGACATCGTTAAAGCCGCAGACGCCGCCCTCTATGCTGCCAAACAGGCGGGAAGAAACTGTGTTCGCGCGGCCGGGCTGGCGCCGGCAACTGCCTAA